Genomic window (Daucus carota subsp. sativus chromosome 5, DH1 v3.0, whole genome shotgun sequence):
TGGCTAGATCATTAAAAATAGTTTTAGGTGAATGATAATTTAATGTAACATGTGTAATCTTCGCAGGAAGAAAGATATGCAAGACAGTTGGATGAGTTGAAGGACGATGTAAAACGTCTCATTCATGCAGAAACGGATGACCCGTTGGCCAAGCTCAAGTTGCTTGACACAGTTCAAAGGCTAGGGTTGAACTACCGATTCCAGAATGATGTAAAACAAGCAGTTGCTGTCATATATAACGATATCAGTGATGAATCGTTGAGTGATGACCTTTATACAACAGCTCTGCAATTCAGAATGCTCAGGGAGCTAGCATGGATATACCGTGTCACAAGGTCTGTCATGCTTTACTTTCTTAATAACTCAATGATACTGATCTATCCATGTAACTCAAAATCAGATTCATATAATTCTTACCTTAttctcgttttttttttttgacagacgTGTTCGATCGGGAGGTTCAAAGATGAATCCAATTCTTTagaacataaaatttaagtacGTTGCTAGTTTGCTGACTTCTTTCTGCTGAACTGCTTGGATGATGTTAAAGTCCAACTTGGCGAACTTTAGCAAATTAGGGTTCATGTTCTGTTCTTTTTCGTATACATTAATGTACCATCTAGCCTCTACCCTTGGTAATGT
Coding sequences:
- the LOC108219944 gene encoding (+)-alpha-terpineol synthase-like isoform X1, whose translation is MALQCLSSTLLVTALPRSSVPLERHHNKSFATQRSVQCIKTRATIINQDSGAALRRNANYPPSSWDYNFVKSLTSDYTVLMLLLLLLLEERYARQLDELKDDVKRLIHAETDDPLAKLKLLDTVQRLGLNYRFQNDVKQAVAVIYNDISDESLSDDLYTTALQFRMLRELAWIYRVTRRVRSGGSKMNPIL
- the LOC108219944 gene encoding (-)-alpha-terpineol synthase-like isoform X2 yields the protein MALQCLSSTLLVTALPRSSVPLERHHNKSFATQRSVQCIKTRATIINQDSGAALRRNANYPPSSWDYNFVKSLTSDYTEERYARQLDELKDDVKRLIHAETDDPLAKLKLLDTVQRLGLNYRFQNDVKQAVAVIYNDISDESLSDDLYTTALQFRMLRELAWIYRVTRRVRSGGSKMNPIL